The genomic segment TTCAGCTTTTTCAGGGGCATTTGACATCTTGATCAGCTCCTCCTCTAGCTCTCTGTGTCTCTCACGTATCTTCTCCATCTCGTCAGGATGGCGGTAGTAATACGCTAGAGCTTCGTGTACTTCATCGAGTCCTAACTCGAGCTGATCGGCTACATATTCTGGGGACTCACCGTTTTTAATAACCATATCGGCTATCTGTATCACCGAGACACGTCTACCCTCAAGACGTGGCTCACCTCCGAGTGTGTCTTCAGTCTTTACAACTGTCATTCTACCACCATCCACACGAGAGAGTTACCGACTAGCTTGCTCTTCACACGTC from the Candidatus Afararchaeum irisae genome contains:
- a CDS encoding DUF433 domain-containing protein, which produces MTVVKTEDTLGGEPRLEGRRVSVIQIADMVIKNGESPEYVADQLELGLDEVHEALAYYYRHPDEMEKIRERHRELEEELIKMSNAPEKAE